From a single Micromonospora pallida genomic region:
- a CDS encoding acetoin utilization protein AcuC has translation MSDDTVVVWDAALLDYDLGDHPLDPVRVELTVALARELGVLDRPGVRMVRPAPADEALLTRVHRADYLDAVRAAPHDPFFSGYGLGTVDNPIFEGMHESSALVAGATVAAAEAVWRGEARRAVSVAGGLHHAMAGRAAGFCVYNDPAVAIARLLDLGAERVAYVDVDVHHGDGVQQIFWDEPRVLTVSLHETPLALFPGTGFPDETGGPAAPGSAVNLPLPPGTDDAGWQRAFHAVVPSVLRAFRPQVLVTQCGADGHRLDPLADLRLSVEGQRATYLALRALADELCEGRWVATGGGGYALVEVVPRAWTHLLAVATGEPVDPATLTPPAWRALAAARRPGRVVPLRMGDGVDPTHEPWQPNGEPDAVDRAIAATRRSVFPLFGLDPHDPRD, from the coding sequence ATGTCCGACGACACGGTGGTGGTCTGGGACGCGGCGCTGCTCGACTACGACCTCGGTGACCATCCCCTGGATCCGGTACGGGTGGAGCTGACCGTCGCGCTCGCCCGCGAGTTGGGCGTGCTCGACCGGCCCGGGGTGCGCATGGTGCGACCCGCGCCGGCCGACGAGGCGCTGCTGACCCGGGTGCACCGGGCGGACTACCTGGACGCGGTCCGGGCGGCCCCGCACGACCCGTTCTTCTCCGGGTACGGCCTGGGTACCGTGGACAACCCGATCTTCGAGGGCATGCACGAGTCCAGCGCGCTGGTGGCCGGTGCCACGGTGGCCGCCGCCGAGGCGGTCTGGCGGGGCGAGGCGCGGCGGGCGGTGAGCGTGGCCGGCGGGCTGCACCACGCCATGGCCGGGCGGGCCGCCGGCTTCTGTGTCTACAACGACCCGGCGGTGGCCATCGCCCGCCTGCTCGACCTGGGCGCGGAGCGGGTCGCCTACGTCGACGTGGACGTGCACCACGGCGACGGGGTGCAGCAGATCTTCTGGGACGAGCCCCGGGTGCTGACGGTCAGCCTGCACGAGACGCCGCTCGCGCTCTTCCCCGGCACCGGCTTTCCGGACGAGACGGGTGGCCCGGCGGCACCGGGCAGCGCGGTGAACCTGCCGTTGCCGCCCGGCACCGACGACGCCGGCTGGCAGCGGGCGTTCCACGCGGTGGTGCCGTCGGTGCTCCGCGCGTTCCGGCCGCAGGTGCTGGTCACCCAGTGCGGCGCGGACGGACACCGGCTCGACCCCCTGGCCGACCTGCGGCTCAGCGTCGAGGGGCAACGGGCCACCTACCTCGCCCTGCGGGCACTCGCCGACGAGTTGTGCGAGGGACGCTGGGTGGCCACCGGCGGCGGTGGGTACGCCCTGGTCGAGGTGGTGCCTCGGGCCTGGACCCACCTGCTCGCGGTGGCCACCGGCGAGCCGGTCGACCCGGCCACCCTCACCCCGCCGGCCTGGCGGGCGCTGGCCGCCGCCCGCCGGCCGGGCCGGGTGGTGCCGCTGCGGATGGGCGACGGCGTGGACCCGACGCACGAGCCGTGGCAGCCGAACGGTGAGCCGGACGCGGTGGATCGGGCCATCGCCGCCACCCGCCGGTCGGTCTTCCCGCTGTTCGGGCTCGACCCGCACGACCCGAGAGACTGA
- a CDS encoding sulfurtransferase, with protein sequence MSGTDDLLVEAAELAVEIGHAHPPILLDVRWRLAGPPGRGDYAAGHLPGAVFVDLDTELCGPPGPDGRHPLPDPAVLQAALRRAGVREGHPVVVYDGGDGMAAARAWWTLRWAGHRPVRVLHGGFPAWAAAGLPVDTDVPAPPPGDVTVRPGGLPVLDADAAARLAAADTGVLLDVRAAPRYRGEAEPVDPVAGHIPGAANLPAPEYVAEGRFPSVALMRDRFAAAGVTADQPVGAYCGSGVTAAQTVLALHLAGRPDAALYVGSWSGWLADPDRPVATGPEPER encoded by the coding sequence ATGTCCGGTACCGACGATCTCCTGGTCGAGGCGGCGGAGTTGGCCGTCGAGATCGGTCACGCCCACCCGCCCATCCTGCTCGACGTCCGTTGGCGGCTCGCCGGCCCGCCCGGCCGGGGCGACTACGCCGCCGGCCACCTGCCCGGTGCGGTCTTCGTCGACCTGGACACCGAGCTGTGCGGTCCGCCCGGCCCCGACGGGCGGCACCCGCTGCCCGACCCGGCCGTGCTCCAGGCGGCGCTGCGCCGCGCGGGCGTCCGGGAGGGGCACCCGGTGGTGGTGTACGACGGCGGTGACGGGATGGCCGCGGCCCGCGCCTGGTGGACGCTGCGCTGGGCTGGACACCGCCCGGTCCGGGTGCTGCACGGGGGCTTTCCGGCCTGGGCGGCCGCCGGCCTGCCGGTCGACACCGACGTGCCGGCTCCTCCGCCCGGCGACGTCACCGTCCGTCCCGGCGGGTTGCCGGTGCTCGACGCCGACGCCGCCGCCCGGCTCGCCGCCGCCGACACGGGGGTGCTGCTCGACGTCCGGGCCGCCCCGCGTTACCGGGGTGAGGCCGAGCCGGTCGACCCGGTCGCCGGACACATCCCCGGTGCGGCGAACCTGCCCGCCCCGGAGTACGTCGCCGAGGGCCGCTTCCCGTCCGTCGCTCTGATGCGGGACCGGTTCGCCGCCGCCGGGGTCACCGCCGATCAGCCGGTCGGGGCGTACTGCGGATCAGGGGTGACCGCCGCGCAGACGGTGCTGGCGCTGCACCTCGCCGGCCGGCCCGACGCGGCCCTGTACGTCGGTTCGTGGAGCGGGTGGCTGGCCGACCCGGACCGGCCGGTGGCCACCGGCCCGGAGCCGGAACGCTGA
- a CDS encoding D-Ala-D-Ala carboxypeptidase family metallohydrolase: protein MFRRTLRIAAALLLTATASLVVATTTAAPAQADTCYTWPRYLHAGMTGDDVRQLQIRISGYPAYGQVLALDGSYGPATEAAVRRFQQAWGLTVDGKAGPQTLGKIYDLQDGDCTPANFSYSEMNRCNSDWSGGAVSASTAKFNALVVMWKLEAMRHALGDVSINISSGFRSYACNSAVGGSPTSKHVYGLAADLIGRPSLCTLAKQSRYHGFNLILGPGYPDHNDHTHVATQTNLYWEAPSCGI from the coding sequence ATGTTCCGACGTACACTCCGGATCGCCGCTGCGCTGCTGCTCACCGCGACCGCGAGCCTGGTCGTCGCCACGACGACGGCCGCCCCCGCCCAGGCCGACACCTGTTACACCTGGCCCCGCTACCTGCACGCCGGCATGACCGGCGACGATGTGCGGCAGCTGCAGATCCGGATCTCCGGTTATCCCGCCTACGGCCAGGTCCTCGCCCTCGACGGCTCGTACGGCCCGGCGACCGAAGCGGCGGTGCGCCGGTTCCAGCAGGCGTGGGGGCTCACCGTCGACGGCAAGGCCGGACCGCAGACCCTCGGCAAGATCTACGACCTGCAGGACGGCGACTGCACCCCGGCCAACTTCTCCTACAGCGAGATGAACCGCTGCAACTCGGACTGGTCCGGCGGCGCGGTCTCCGCCTCGACGGCGAAGTTCAACGCGTTGGTCGTGATGTGGAAGCTAGAGGCGATGCGGCACGCACTCGGCGACGTCTCCATCAACATCTCCAGCGGCTTCCGCAGTTACGCCTGCAACAGTGCGGTCGGCGGCTCGCCGACGAGCAAGCACGTCTACGGGCTCGCTGCCGATCTCATCGGACGCCCGTCCCTCTGCACGCTGGCCAAGCAGTCCCGTTACCACGGGTTCAACCTGATCCTCGGCCCCGGTTACCCCGACCACAACGACCACACCCATGTCGCCACCCAGACGAACCTCTACTGGGAAGCCCCTTCCTGCGGGATCTGA
- a CDS encoding DUF5522 domain-containing protein encodes MGGERRPLAARALSEPHPSRLSPRHPERERILAAHAAALAAGEAGYLDPGTGLFVLTAGFLARRGTCCGRGCRHCPYVTD; translated from the coding sequence GTGGGTGGAGAGCGGCGGCCGCTGGCGGCACGGGCGTTGAGCGAGCCCCACCCGTCCCGCCTGTCGCCCCGGCATCCCGAGCGGGAGCGGATCCTCGCCGCGCACGCCGCCGCCCTGGCCGCCGGCGAAGCCGGCTACCTTGACCCGGGGACCGGTCTGTTCGTCCTCACCGCCGGCTTTCTCGCCCGGCGCGGCACCTGCTGCGGGCGCGGCTGCCGGCACTGCCCGTACGTCACCGACTGA
- a CDS encoding bifunctional GNAT family N-acetyltransferase/acetate--CoA ligase family protein yields the protein MSTVDVLLSDGTTVQLRRIDPDDAPAIVAMHSRFSERTRYLRYFSPYPRIPDRDLHRFVYVDHHDREAFVVLAGDRIVAVGRYERLGPRSPDAEVAFVVEDAYQGRGIGSVLLEHLADAARRAGITSFVAEVLPANGAMQRVFADFGYQVQRQFADGVVHLSFPIAPTEQTLEVQRGREQRTEARSIARLLAPHGIAVYGASATGQGVGAAVLGHLRDFGFAGAVVPVHPSAATVAGLPAYPSAADAGQPVDLAVVAVTPDAVPAVVADAAAAGVHGLVVISAGFAEAGAAGAAAQRALVRQAHAAGMRVVGPNCLGIANTDPAVRLNATLAPVLPPAGRVGFFSQSGAFGVALLAEADRRGLGLSSLVSAGNRADVSGNDLLQYWQDDPATDVIMLYLETFGNPRKFARLTRRIGRAKPVVALASPARPAALPGGPDEVAVSALFAQSGVIRVDTVTELFDVGVLLAKQPLPAGRRVGVVGNSSALTGLAATACAAHGLEVAAGYPRDVGPRAGTSEFALALTATAADERVDALVAVFAPPLPGQLVDTDADFAAGLAGVLDTGKPVVATFLAGGLPADVPAYSGVEEAVRALARVTTYTDWLRRPPGAVPELSDVDAAAADAAIRVDGPDQAGRLLGAYGVEVVDSVPVRSADEAAEVAGRIGFPVALKAAAAGLRHRLDLGAVRLALADPVAVRRAYDEMAALFGADVLVQAMVPPGVACVVELVEDPTFGPVVGFGLGGVATELLGDRAWRAVPLTDRDARELVDEPRAAPLLRGYRGAEPVDRDALVDLLLRVGRLADEQPRVRALTLNPVLVRADGISVLHATVRIGAAATRPDTGPRRL from the coding sequence GTGAGCACCGTGGACGTACTGCTCAGCGATGGTACGACCGTCCAGTTGCGACGGATCGACCCGGACGACGCGCCGGCCATCGTGGCGATGCACTCCCGGTTCTCCGAGCGCACCCGCTATCTGCGCTACTTCTCCCCGTACCCGCGCATTCCGGACCGGGACCTGCACCGGTTCGTGTACGTCGACCACCACGACCGGGAGGCGTTCGTGGTGCTGGCCGGCGACCGGATCGTCGCCGTCGGCCGGTACGAGCGGCTCGGCCCGCGCTCGCCGGACGCCGAGGTGGCGTTCGTGGTGGAGGACGCCTACCAGGGGCGGGGGATCGGTTCGGTGCTGCTGGAGCACCTCGCCGACGCGGCCCGGCGGGCTGGCATCACGTCCTTCGTCGCCGAGGTGCTCCCGGCCAACGGGGCGATGCAGCGGGTCTTCGCCGATTTCGGGTACCAGGTCCAGCGGCAGTTCGCCGACGGGGTGGTGCACCTGAGCTTCCCGATCGCCCCGACCGAGCAGACCCTCGAGGTGCAGCGGGGCCGCGAGCAGCGTACCGAGGCCCGGTCGATCGCCCGGCTGCTCGCCCCGCACGGGATCGCCGTGTACGGGGCCAGCGCCACCGGCCAGGGGGTCGGCGCGGCGGTGCTCGGGCATCTGCGCGACTTCGGGTTCGCCGGTGCGGTCGTCCCGGTGCACCCGAGCGCGGCCACGGTCGCCGGGCTGCCCGCGTACCCATCGGCGGCCGACGCCGGTCAGCCGGTGGACCTGGCGGTGGTCGCGGTGACCCCGGACGCGGTGCCGGCGGTGGTGGCCGACGCGGCGGCGGCCGGGGTGCACGGCCTGGTGGTGATCTCCGCCGGGTTCGCCGAGGCGGGCGCGGCGGGGGCGGCGGCCCAGCGCGCCCTGGTCCGGCAGGCACACGCCGCCGGCATGCGCGTGGTCGGCCCGAACTGCCTGGGCATCGCCAACACCGATCCGGCGGTACGCCTCAACGCCACCCTCGCCCCGGTCCTGCCGCCGGCCGGCCGGGTCGGGTTCTTCAGCCAGTCCGGCGCGTTCGGGGTGGCCCTGCTCGCCGAGGCGGACCGGCGTGGTCTGGGCTTGTCCAGCCTGGTCTCGGCCGGCAACCGGGCCGACGTCTCCGGCAACGACCTGCTCCAGTACTGGCAGGACGACCCGGCCACCGACGTGATCATGCTCTACCTGGAGACCTTCGGGAACCCGCGCAAGTTCGCCCGGCTGACCCGGCGGATCGGGCGGGCCAAGCCGGTGGTGGCGCTCGCCTCCCCGGCCCGACCTGCCGCTCTGCCCGGCGGCCCGGACGAGGTCGCGGTCAGCGCGCTCTTCGCCCAGTCCGGGGTGATCCGGGTCGACACCGTGACCGAACTCTTCGACGTCGGGGTGCTGCTGGCCAAGCAGCCGTTGCCGGCGGGCCGGCGGGTCGGTGTCGTCGGCAACTCCTCCGCGTTGACCGGGCTCGCCGCCACGGCCTGCGCGGCGCACGGGCTCGAGGTCGCCGCCGGCTACCCCCGCGACGTCGGCCCCCGGGCGGGGACGAGTGAGTTCGCCCTGGCCCTGACCGCGACCGCCGCCGACGAGCGGGTCGATGCGCTGGTCGCGGTCTTCGCCCCGCCGCTGCCCGGGCAGCTGGTGGACACCGACGCGGACTTCGCCGCCGGGCTGGCCGGCGTGCTCGATACGGGCAAGCCGGTCGTGGCGACCTTCCTGGCCGGCGGACTTCCCGCCGACGTCCCGGCCTACTCCGGCGTGGAGGAGGCGGTCCGGGCGCTGGCCCGGGTGACCACGTACACGGACTGGTTGCGCCGGCCGCCGGGCGCCGTGCCCGAGTTGTCCGATGTCGACGCCGCCGCGGCTGACGCGGCGATCCGGGTCGACGGCCCCGACCAGGCCGGCCGGCTGCTCGGCGCGTACGGCGTCGAGGTGGTCGACTCGGTGCCGGTGCGGTCCGCCGACGAGGCCGCGGAGGTTGCCGGACGGATCGGCTTCCCGGTGGCGCTGAAGGCGGCGGCCGCCGGGCTGCGGCACCGCCTCGACCTCGGCGCGGTCCGCCTCGCCCTGGCCGACCCGGTCGCGGTGCGCCGGGCGTACGACGAGATGGCGGCGCTCTTCGGCGCGGACGTCCTGGTCCAGGCGATGGTCCCGCCCGGGGTGGCCTGCGTGGTGGAGTTGGTGGAGGACCCGACGTTCGGGCCGGTCGTCGGGTTCGGCCTGGGCGGGGTCGCCACCGAACTGCTCGGCGACCGGGCATGGCGGGCGGTGCCGCTGACCGACCGGGACGCCCGCGAGCTGGTCGACGAGCCCCGGGCCGCGCCGCTGCTGCGGGGCTACCGGGGGGCCGAGCCGGTGGACCGGGACGCCCTGGTCGACCTGCTGCTCCGGGTCGGCCGGCTCGCCGACGAACAGCCCCGGGTCCGCGCGCTCACCCTGAACCCGGTGCTGGTCCGGGCCGACGGCATCTCGGTGCTGCACGCCACCGTCCGGATCGGCGCCGCCGCCACCCGCCCGGACACCGGCCCCCGCCGACTCTGA
- a CDS encoding sporulation protein: MVFKKLMQAMGVGGPSVETVLANPNCRPGGHLEGRIQVVGGDHATDIEYLALGLITRVEVESGDNEYETNQEFHRQQVTGAFRLEAGQRHDVPFRFEVPWETPLTQLYGQHLHGMTMGLRTELEVARAVDKGDLDAVAVHPLPAQEQILQALLRLGFRFARADVERGRIYGVQQHLPFYQEIEFYPAPQYASAINQLELTFVTNPQHIQVVLEVDKRGGLFTEGRDAFGRFTVDHATAQQTDWAAQLDGWLRQSLQRRGLFF, encoded by the coding sequence GTGGTCTTCAAGAAACTCATGCAGGCGATGGGCGTGGGCGGTCCGTCAGTCGAGACGGTGCTGGCCAACCCGAACTGCCGTCCAGGTGGGCACCTGGAGGGGCGGATCCAGGTGGTCGGCGGGGACCACGCGACGGACATCGAATACCTGGCGCTCGGGCTGATCACCCGGGTCGAGGTGGAGAGCGGCGACAACGAGTACGAGACCAACCAGGAGTTCCACCGCCAGCAGGTCACCGGCGCGTTCCGGCTGGAGGCCGGGCAGCGGCACGACGTGCCGTTCCGGTTCGAGGTGCCGTGGGAGACCCCGCTCACCCAGCTGTACGGGCAGCACCTGCACGGCATGACGATGGGGCTGCGTACCGAGCTGGAGGTGGCCCGGGCGGTCGACAAGGGCGACCTGGACGCGGTGGCGGTGCACCCGCTGCCGGCCCAGGAGCAGATTCTCCAGGCGCTGTTGCGGCTGGGCTTCCGGTTCGCCCGCGCGGACGTGGAGCGGGGCCGGATCTACGGCGTGCAGCAGCACCTGCCGTTCTACCAGGAGATCGAGTTCTACCCCGCGCCGCAGTACGCCAGCGCGATCAACCAGCTCGAACTGACCTTCGTCACGAACCCGCAGCACATCCAGGTCGTCCTGGAGGTCGACAAGCGGGGCGGCCTCTTCACCGAGGGGCGGGACGCGTTCGGCCGGTTCACCGTCGACCACGCCACCGCCCAGCAGACCGACTGGGCTGCCCAGCTCGACGGCTGGCTCCGGCAGTCCCTCCAGCGCCGGGGGCTCTTCTTCTGA
- the sigB gene encoding RNA polymerase sigma factor SigB, producing the protein MSEHPKTPATTDTDDHGSVETLADLDATDERGTSTDLVRAYLNGIGRTKLLTAAQEVELSKRIEAGLFAEEKLATCTPVSAQLRADLEVVAAEGRAAKDHLLEANLRLVVSIAKRYTGRGMAFLDLIQEGNLGLIRAVEKFDYTKGYKFSTYATWWIRQAITRAMADQARTIRIPVHMVEQVNRMVRVRRELAVSLGREPTVAEVAVALGVPEFQVIELISYDREPVSLDQAVGEDGESALGDFVAAVDPRQEPGDEIANGQLRQEVRIVLATLSQREEAVIRLRFGLDDGRQRTLDEVGREFGLSRERIRQIEKVTLLKLRDPERAQRLEAYAS; encoded by the coding sequence ATGAGCGAGCACCCGAAGACCCCGGCCACCACCGACACCGACGACCACGGGTCCGTGGAGACCCTGGCGGACCTGGACGCCACCGACGAGCGTGGCACGTCCACCGACCTGGTGCGGGCGTACCTCAACGGCATCGGACGTACCAAGCTGCTCACCGCCGCCCAGGAGGTCGAACTCTCCAAGCGGATCGAGGCCGGCCTCTTCGCCGAGGAGAAGCTCGCCACCTGCACCCCCGTCTCCGCCCAGCTCCGGGCGGACCTGGAGGTCGTCGCGGCGGAGGGGCGGGCCGCCAAGGACCACCTGCTGGAGGCGAACCTGCGGCTGGTGGTCAGCATCGCCAAGCGGTACACCGGACGCGGCATGGCCTTCCTCGACCTCATCCAGGAAGGCAACCTCGGCCTCATCCGCGCCGTCGAGAAGTTCGACTACACCAAGGGCTACAAGTTCTCCACCTACGCCACCTGGTGGATCCGCCAGGCCATCACCCGCGCCATGGCCGACCAGGCCCGCACCATCCGCATCCCGGTGCACATGGTCGAGCAGGTCAACCGGATGGTCCGGGTCCGCCGGGAACTCGCGGTCTCGCTGGGCCGGGAGCCCACCGTCGCCGAGGTGGCCGTCGCGCTCGGTGTGCCGGAGTTCCAGGTCATCGAGCTGATCTCGTACGACCGGGAGCCGGTCAGCCTGGACCAGGCGGTCGGCGAGGACGGCGAGAGCGCCCTCGGTGACTTCGTCGCCGCCGTCGACCCGCGGCAGGAGCCCGGCGACGAGATCGCCAACGGCCAGCTCCGCCAGGAGGTACGGATCGTGCTGGCCACCCTGTCGCAGCGGGAGGAGGCGGTGATCCGGCTCCGGTTCGGCCTCGACGACGGCCGGCAGCGCACCCTCGACGAGGTCGGCCGGGAGTTCGGTCTCTCCCGGGAGCGGATCCGGCAGATCGAGAAGGTGACCCTGCTGAAGCTGCGCGACCCGGAGCGGGCTCAGCGGCTGGAGGCGTACGCAAGCTGA
- a CDS encoding VOC family protein, which yields MNWTLEVVVVPVTNVDRARDFYARQLGFAVDHDTRIGDEARIVQLTPPGSGCSVVIGTGTVPRMPPGSLKGLQLVVPDLRRAHAELIARGVPVSDIQVIGENPRPVPDPLDNVGFFFFEDPDGNGWAVQQISSRG from the coding sequence GTGAACTGGACATTGGAGGTCGTCGTGGTGCCGGTCACCAACGTCGACCGGGCCCGGGACTTCTACGCCCGGCAGCTCGGCTTCGCCGTCGACCACGACACCCGGATCGGCGACGAAGCCCGGATCGTCCAGCTCACCCCGCCCGGATCGGGCTGTTCCGTGGTGATCGGCACCGGCACCGTGCCCCGGATGCCGCCCGGCTCGCTCAAGGGACTCCAGCTCGTCGTGCCGGACCTGCGTCGGGCTCACGCCGAACTGATCGCCCGTGGGGTGCCGGTCAGCGACATCCAGGTGATCGGCGAGAACCCCCGGCCGGTGCCGGACCCGCTGGACAACGTCGGATTCTTCTTCTTCGAGGACCCGGACGGCAACGGCTGGGCGGTTCAGCAGATCTCCAGCCGGGGGTGA
- a CDS encoding metal-dependent transcriptional regulator: MKHDLVDTTEMYLRTILELEEEGVPPLRARIAERLRQSGPTVSQTVARMERDGLLTVEGDRHLALTPLGRGTAVSVMRKHRLAELLLVNVIGMPYEEAHEEACRWEHVMSDAVEKRVYDLLNRPTRSPYGNPIPGLEELGTPEQPSAEAVDGERNLAFPGLAGRVIVRRICESVQTDADVLRQLHAAGVDPGATVTVAQERDAVTIDRSGEKIRLPREVASRVFVAAH, translated from the coding sequence GTGAAACATGATCTGGTCGACACGACCGAGATGTACCTGCGCACCATCCTCGAACTCGAGGAGGAGGGGGTGCCGCCGCTGCGCGCCCGGATTGCCGAGCGGCTACGGCAGAGCGGTCCGACCGTCAGTCAGACCGTCGCCCGGATGGAACGCGACGGGCTGCTCACCGTCGAGGGCGACCGGCACCTCGCACTGACCCCGCTGGGCCGCGGCACGGCCGTCTCGGTGATGCGCAAGCACCGCCTCGCCGAGCTGCTGCTGGTCAACGTGATCGGCATGCCCTACGAGGAGGCCCACGAGGAGGCCTGCCGGTGGGAGCACGTGATGAGCGACGCGGTGGAGAAGCGGGTCTACGACCTGCTCAACCGCCCGACACGCTCCCCGTACGGCAACCCCATCCCAGGGCTGGAGGAGTTGGGCACGCCGGAGCAGCCCAGCGCCGAGGCGGTCGACGGCGAACGGAACCTGGCCTTCCCCGGCCTCGCCGGGCGGGTGATCGTACGGCGGATCTGCGAGAGCGTACAGACCGACGCGGACGTGCTGCGCCAGCTGCACGCCGCCGGGGTGGACCCGGGCGCCACGGTGACGGTCGCCCAGGAACGGGACGCGGTCACCATCGACCGCTCAGGCGAGAAGATCCGTCTCCCCCGCGAGGTCGCCTCCCGGGTGTTCGTCGCCGCCCACTGA